In Drosophila teissieri strain GT53w chromosome 2R, Prin_Dtei_1.1, whole genome shotgun sequence, the following proteins share a genomic window:
- the LOC122613099 gene encoding aromatic-L-amino-acid decarboxylase, whose amino-acid sequence MEAPEFKDFAKTMVDFIAEYLENIRERRVLPEVKPGYLKPLIPDTAPEKPEKWQDVMQDIERVIMPGVTHWHSPKFHAYFPTANSYPAIVADMLSGAIACIGFTWIASPACTELEVVMMDWLGKMLELPAEFLACSGGKGGGVIQGTASESTLVALLGAKAKKVKEVKELHPEWDEHTILGKLVGYFSAQAHSSVERAGLLGGVKLRSVQSENHRMRGAALEKAIEQDLAEGLIPFYAVVTLGTTNSCAFDYLDECGPVGNKHNVWVHVDAAYAGSAFICPEYRHLMKGIESADSFNFNPHKWMLVNFDCSAMWLKDPSWVVNAFNVDPLYLKHDMQGSAPDYRHWQIPLGRRFRALKLWFVLRLYGVENLQAHIRRHCNFAKQFGDLCLADSRFELAAEINMGLVCFRLKGSNERNEALLKRINGRGHIHLVPAKIKDVYFLRMAICSRFTQSEDMEYSWKEVSAAADEMEQEQ is encoded by the exons ATGGAGGCGCCGGAGTTCAAAGATTTTGCCAAAACAATGGTGGACTTTATAGCCGAATATCTGGAGAACATACGCGAAAG GCGCGTTCTGCCGGAAGTGAAGCCCGGGTACCTGAAGCCGCTAATTCCGGATACGGCGCCCGAAAAGCCGGAGAAGTGGCAGGATGTGATGCAGGACATTGAGCGGGTCATCATGCCGGGAGTGACCCACTGGCACAGTCCCAAGTTCCATGCCTACTTCCCCACGGCCAACTCTTATCCAGCGATCGTGGCGGACATGCTGAGTGGAGCGATTGCCTGCATCGGATTCACCTGGATTGCCAGTCCCGCGTGCACGGAACTCGAGGTGGTCATGATGGATTGGCTGGGCAAGATGCTGGAGCTGCCGGCGGAATTCCTGGCCTGTTCGGGCGGCAAGGGAGGCGGAGTCATCCAGGGAACGGCCAGTGAGTCCACACTGGTGGCGCTGCTGGGAGCCAAGGCTAAGAAGGTGAAAGAAGTGAAGGAGCTGCATCCGGAGTGGGATGAGCACACCATCCTGGGCAAGCTGGTGGGCTACTTTTCTGCCCAGGCTCATTCCTCCGTGGAGCGTGCTGGTCTCTTGGGAGGAGTGAAGCTCCGTTCTGTGCAGTCCGAGAATCACAGAATGCGTGGTGCTGCACTGGAAAAGGCCATCGAACAGGATTTGGCCGAGGGTTTGATTCCCTTCTATGCCGTGGTCACCCTGGGCACCACCAACTCCTGCGCCTTCGATTACTTGGATGAGTGTGGACCCGTGGGAAACAAGCACAATGTGTGGGTCCATGTGGACGCTGCTTATGCCGGATCCGCTTTCATTTGCCCCGAGTACCGCCACCTGATGAAGGGCATTGAGTCAGCGGACTCTTTTAATTTCAACCCACACAAATGGATGCTGGTGAACTTCGACTGCTCGGCCATGTGGCTGAAGGATCCCAGTTGGGTGGTCAACGCCTTCAATGTGGACCCTCTTTACCTGAAGCACGATATGCAGGGATCCGCTCCGGACTATCGTCACTGGCAAATCCCACTTGGACGGCGATTCCGGGCTTTGAAGCTCTGGTTCGTCCTCCGGCTGTACGGAGTCGAGAATCTCCAAGCCCACATCCGCAGACATTGCAATTTTGCCAAGCAGTTTGGGGATCTCTGCTTGGCGGATTCCAGATTCGAACTGGCCGCTGAGATTAATATGGGATTGGTCTGTTTCCGTCTGAAGGGCAGCAACGAGCGGAACGAAGCTCTCCTCAAGCGAATCAATGGACGCGGCCACATCCACTTGGTTCCTGCCAAAATCAAGGATGTGTACTTCCTACGCATGGCCATATGCTCGCGATTCACCCAGTCCGAGGACATGGAGTACTCGTGGAAGGAGGTCAGTGCCGCTGCCGACGAGATGGAACAGGAGCAGTAA
- the LOC122613098 gene encoding protein anon-37Cs — MQCFKLASRRSLYNARVLQADNIGDLQRSPDLEPARQNAQIVVVGAGLAGLSAAQHLLSHGFRRTVILEATDRYGGRINTQRFGDTYCELGAKWVKIDGSQDSMYELLRNTEGLGRQIKQPDRATYLQDGSHINPAMVELIDTLFRQLCRGFKVSDRVKTGGDLHSLDNVMNYFRTESDRIIGASFQQPTDQLAAREIFQSLFKEFGSILGCCLEYVNIEHITKCPVQQEQRPLYVPTGLDNVVDDLIQKMDKAQLQIGKPVGQIQWTPASMKSVGCLDGSLYNADHIICTLPLGVLKSFAGVLFRPSLPLDKMMAIRNLGFGNPLKIYLSYKKPIGRWLKGSLRPLGTLLNHSVEQQTDRNWTQQVVQISQVPSSQHVLEVHVGGGYYEEIEKLPDDELLEQITGLLRRCVSNHLVPYPEELLRSNWSTSACYLGGRPYFSTSSSARDVQRLAAPLGEKSPGLLFAGDATSLKGFGTIDAARSSGIREAQRIIDFYYKSLHSG, encoded by the exons ATGCAATG TTTTAAACTGGCCAGCAGGCGCAGCTTATACAATGCACGGGTGCTACAGGCGGATAACATCGGCGACCTGCAACGCAGTCCGGATCTGGAGCCGGCACGCCAAAATGCACAGATAGTGGTCGTCGGTGCAGGACTCGCAGGTCTCTCGGCTGCCCAGCACCTCTTGTCGCACGGGTTCCGACGCACCGTGATCTTGGAGGCTACGGATCGTTATGGCGGCAGGATTAATACCCAGCGCTTTGGTGACACCTACTGTGAACTAGGCGCCAAGTGGGTAAAGATCGATGGATCGCAGGACTCGATGTACGAACTGCTTCGCAACACGGAGGGCTTGGGCAGGCAGATAAAGCAGCCGGATCGGGCCACCTATCTCCAGGATGGAAGTCACATCAATCCAGCCATGGTCGAGCTTATCGACACCCTATTCCGGCAGCTTTGCCGAGGCTTCAAGGTATCTGACCGAGTGAAAACGGGTGGTGACCTGCACTCGCTGGACAATGTAATGAACTACTTTAGAACAGAAAGCGATCGCATCATTGGCGCCTCCTTCCAGCAGCCAACGGATCAGCTGGCGGCCCGCGAGATCTTCCAATCGCTGTTCAAGGAGTTCGGCAGCATTCTGGGATGCTGCCTGGAGTACGTCAACATCGAGCACATAACCAAATGCCCAGTGCAGCAGGAACAGCGCCCGCTATATGTTCCCACTGGTCTAGATAATGTAGTGGATGATCTCATTCAGAAAATGGATAAAGCGCAGCTGCAGATCGGGAAGCCTGTGGGCCAGATTCAGTGGACACCAGCGTCGATGAAAAGTGTGGGTTGCCTGGATGGCAGCCTTTACAACGCAGATCATATAATATGCACCCTGCCGCTGGGTGTGCTCAAAAGCTTTGCTGGCGTTCTGTTTCGACCCTCGCTGCCGCTGGACAAGATGATGGCTATACGCAACCTCGGCTTTGGCAATCCCCTGAAGATATATCTCTCCTACAAGAAGCCCATTGGGCGCTGGCTAAAGGGAAGCCTGCGGCCACTGGGAACGCTCCTAAATCACTCAGTGGAGCAGCAAACCGATCGCAACTGGACGCAACAGGTCGTGCAGATCAGCCAGGTGCCCAGCAGTCAGCATGTGCTGGAGGTGCATGTGGGTGGCGGCTACTACGAGGAGATCGAGAAGCTGCCCGACGACGAGCTGTTGGAGCAGATTACCGGCCTGCTGAGGCGGTGCGTAAGCAATCACCTGGTGCCGTACCCAGAGGAACTACTGCGCTCCAACTGGAGCACCTCAGCGTGCTACCTTGGCGGACGTCCTTACttctccaccagcagcagtgccCGTGATGTCCAGCGACTGGCCGCTCCGCTGGGCGAGAAGTCGCCGGGCCTTCTCTTTGCTGGGGATGCAACCTCGCTCAAAGGCTTTGGAACTATTGATGCCGCCAGGTCCAGTGGCATCCGAGAAGCCCAACGCATTATTGACTTCTATTATAAAAGCCTGCACAGCGGTTAA
- the LOC122613465 gene encoding 3,4-dihydroxyphenylacetaldehyde synthase 2 isoform X1, giving the protein MDFDEFREFGHASIEFLINYLSGIRERDVLPSTAPYAVINQLPKEIPEQPDHWREVLRDLENIILPGLTHWQSPYFNAFYPSSSSAGSIIGELLIAGIGVLGFSWICSPACTELEVVVMDWLAKFLKLPAHFQHATEGPGGGVIQGSASEAVLVAVLAAREQAVASYRESHPELSESEVRGRLVAYSSDQSNSCIEKAGVLAAMPIRLLPAGEDFVLRGDTLREAIGEDVTAGRIPVICVATLGTTGTCAYDDIESLSAVCEEFKVWLHVDAAYAGGAFALDECSDLRKGLDRVDSLNFNLHKFMLVNFDCSAMWLRDANKVVDSFNVDRIYLKHKHEGQSQIPDFRHWQIPLGRRFRALKVWITFRTLGAEGLRNHVRKHIELAKQFEQLVLKDSRLELVAPRALGLVCFRPKGDNEITTQLLQRLMDRKKIYMVKAEHAGRQFLRFVVCGMDTKASDIDFAWKEIESQLTDLLSEQSLVARKSGNVGDLAQHFQIHLSTENATHEKSQ; this is encoded by the exons ATGGACTTCGATGAGTTCCGTGAATTTGGCCATGCCTCCATCGAGTTTCTCATCAACTATCTGAGCGGCATACGTGagag GGATGTCCTGCCCAGCACGGCTCCCTATGCGGTGATCAATCAACTGCCCAAGGAGATCCCCGAGCAGCCCGATCATTGGCGGGAGGTCCTCAGGGACCTGGAGAACATCATCCTGCCGGGTCTGACCCACTGGCAGTCGCCCTACTTCAACGCCTTCTATCCATCGTCCTCGTCGGCGGGCTCCATCATCGGTGAACTGCTGATCGCGGGCATCGGAGTCCTTGGATTCAGTTGG ATCTGCAGTCCCGCCTGCACAGAACTGGAAGTGGTGGTCATGGACTGGCTGGCCAAGTTCCTAAAGCTGCCCGCACACTTCCAGCACGCCACCGAGGGACCAGGAGGAGGAGTGATCCAGGGATCGGCCAGCGAGGCCGTTCTGGTGGCTGTCCTGGCTGCCAGGGAACAGGCGGTGGCCAGCTACAGGGAATCGCATCCGGAGCTGAGCGAAAGCGAGGTGCGTGGACGCTTGGTAGCCTACTCCTCGGATCAGAGCAACAGCTGCATCGAGAAGGCTGGAGTCCTGGCCGCCATGCCAATTCGACTGTTGCCGGCTGGAGAGGATTTCGTACTTAGAGGCGATACATTGAGGGAGGCGATAGGGGAGGACGTGACGGCGGGCAGAATTCCGGTGATCTGCGTCGCCACACTGGGCACCACGGGCACTTGTGCCTATGACGACATTGAGTCCCTGTCCGCCGTTTGCGAGGAGTTCAAGGTGTGGCTCCATGTTGATGCCGCCTATGCCGGAGGAGCCTTTGCTCTGGACGAGTGTTCGGATCTGCGAAAGGGATTGGATCGCGTGGACTCGCTGAACTTCAACCTACATAAGTTCATGCTGGTCAACTTTGATTGCTCGGCCATGTGGCTAAGGGATGCCAACAAGGTGGTCGATAGCTTCAATGTGGATCGCATTTATCTCAAGCACAAGCATGAGGGTCAGTCGCAAATTCCCGACTTCCGCCACTGGCAAATCCCCCTGGGTCGTCGGTTCCGAGCTTTGAAAGTCTGGATCACATTCCGCACTCTGGGAGCCGAGGGATTAAGGAACCATGTGAGGAAGCACATCGAGTTGGCCAAACAATTTGAGCAGCTTGTGCTGAAGGATTCCCGATTAGAGCTGGTGGCTCCTCGCGCACTTGGACTGGTTTGCTTCCGGCCCAAAGGTGACAATGAGATTACCACCCAGTTACTGCAGCGACTCATGGATCGAAAGAAGATCTACATGGTTAAGGCCGAGCACGCGGGTCGCCAGTTTCTGCGATTTGTCGTATGCGGAATGGACACCAAAGCCTCCGATATTGATTTCGCCTGGAAGGAGATCGAGTCACAACTGACGGACCTGCTTTCAGAACAATCCTTGGTGGCCCGCAAATCGGGAAACGTGGGCGATCTTGCGCAACACTTCCAGATCCACCTGAGCACCGAAAATGCAACGCACGAGAAATCTCAGTGA
- the LOC122613465 gene encoding 3,4-dihydroxyphenylacetaldehyde synthase isoform X3, with the protein MDWLAKFLKLPAHFQHATEGPGGGVIQGSASEAVLVAVLAAREQAVASYRESHPELSESEVRGRLVAYSSDQSNSCIEKAGVLAAMPIRLLPAGEDFVLRGDTLREAIGEDVTAGRIPVICVATLGTTGTCAYDDIESLSAVCEEFKVWLHVDAAYAGGAFALDECSDLRKGLDRVDSLNFNLHKFMLVNFDCSAMWLRDANKVVDSFNVDRIYLKHKHEGQSQIPDFRHWQIPLGRRFRALKVWITFRTLGAEGLRNHVRKHIELAKQFEQLVLKDSRLELVAPRALGLVCFRPKGDNEITTQLLQRLMDRKKIYMVKAEHAGRQFLRFVVCGMDTKASDIDFAWKEIESQLTDLLSEQSLVARKSGNVGDLAQHFQIHLSTENATHEKSQ; encoded by the coding sequence ATGGACTGGCTGGCCAAGTTCCTAAAGCTGCCCGCACACTTCCAGCACGCCACCGAGGGACCAGGAGGAGGAGTGATCCAGGGATCGGCCAGCGAGGCCGTTCTGGTGGCTGTCCTGGCTGCCAGGGAACAGGCGGTGGCCAGCTACAGGGAATCGCATCCGGAGCTGAGCGAAAGCGAGGTGCGTGGACGCTTGGTAGCCTACTCCTCGGATCAGAGCAACAGCTGCATCGAGAAGGCTGGAGTCCTGGCCGCCATGCCAATTCGACTGTTGCCGGCTGGAGAGGATTTCGTACTTAGAGGCGATACATTGAGGGAGGCGATAGGGGAGGACGTGACGGCGGGCAGAATTCCGGTGATCTGCGTCGCCACACTGGGCACCACGGGCACTTGTGCCTATGACGACATTGAGTCCCTGTCCGCCGTTTGCGAGGAGTTCAAGGTGTGGCTCCATGTTGATGCCGCCTATGCCGGAGGAGCCTTTGCTCTGGACGAGTGTTCGGATCTGCGAAAGGGATTGGATCGCGTGGACTCGCTGAACTTCAACCTACATAAGTTCATGCTGGTCAACTTTGATTGCTCGGCCATGTGGCTAAGGGATGCCAACAAGGTGGTCGATAGCTTCAATGTGGATCGCATTTATCTCAAGCACAAGCATGAGGGTCAGTCGCAAATTCCCGACTTCCGCCACTGGCAAATCCCCCTGGGTCGTCGGTTCCGAGCTTTGAAAGTCTGGATCACATTCCGCACTCTGGGAGCCGAGGGATTAAGGAACCATGTGAGGAAGCACATCGAGTTGGCCAAACAATTTGAGCAGCTTGTGCTGAAGGATTCCCGATTAGAGCTGGTGGCTCCTCGCGCACTTGGACTGGTTTGCTTCCGGCCCAAAGGTGACAATGAGATTACCACCCAGTTACTGCAGCGACTCATGGATCGAAAGAAGATCTACATGGTTAAGGCCGAGCACGCGGGTCGCCAGTTTCTGCGATTTGTCGTATGCGGAATGGACACCAAAGCCTCCGATATTGATTTCGCCTGGAAGGAGATCGAGTCACAACTGACGGACCTGCTTTCAGAACAATCCTTGGTGGCCCGCAAATCGGGAAACGTGGGCGATCTTGCGCAACACTTCCAGATCCACCTGAGCACCGAAAATGCAACGCACGAGAAATCTCAGTGA
- the LOC122613465 gene encoding 3,4-dihydroxyphenylacetaldehyde synthase isoform X2: MDAKEFREFGKAAVDYIADYLENIRDDDVLPNVEPGYLLDLLPTEMPEEPEAWKDVLGDINRVIKPGLTHWQSPHMHAYYPTSTSYPSIVGEMLASGFGIVGFSWICSPACTELEVVVMDWLAKFLKLPAHFQHATEGPGGGVIQGSASEAVLVAVLAAREQAVASYRESHPELSESEVRGRLVAYSSDQSNSCIEKAGVLAAMPIRLLPAGEDFVLRGDTLREAIGEDVTAGRIPVICVATLGTTGTCAYDDIESLSAVCEEFKVWLHVDAAYAGGAFALDECSDLRKGLDRVDSLNFNLHKFMLVNFDCSAMWLRDANKVVDSFNVDRIYLKHKHEGQSQIPDFRHWQIPLGRRFRALKVWITFRTLGAEGLRNHVRKHIELAKQFEQLVLKDSRLELVAPRALGLVCFRPKGDNEITTQLLQRLMDRKKIYMVKAEHAGRQFLRFVVCGMDTKASDIDFAWKEIESQLTDLLSEQSLVARKSGNVGDLAQHFQIHLSTENATHEKSQ, from the exons ATGGATGCCAAGGAGTTTCGGGAATTCGGCAAGGCGGCAGTTGACTATATAGCCGACTATCTGGAGAATATCCGGGATGACGACGTGCTGCCCAATGTGGAGCCGGGCTATCTCCTGGACCTGCTGCCCACAGAGATGCCCGAAGAACCCGAAGCGTGGAAAGATGTCCTCGGCGACATTAACCGCGTTATCAAGCCGGGACTGACCCACTGGCAATCGCCCCATATGCACGCCTACTACCCCACCAGCACCTCGTATCCCTCCATTGTCGGTGAGATGCTGGCCAGTGGGTTCGGCATCGTCGGATTCAGCTGG ATCTGCAGTCCCGCCTGCACAGAACTGGAAGTGGTGGTCATGGACTGGCTGGCCAAGTTCCTAAAGCTGCCCGCACACTTCCAGCACGCCACCGAGGGACCAGGAGGAGGAGTGATCCAGGGATCGGCCAGCGAGGCCGTTCTGGTGGCTGTCCTGGCTGCCAGGGAACAGGCGGTGGCCAGCTACAGGGAATCGCATCCGGAGCTGAGCGAAAGCGAGGTGCGTGGACGCTTGGTAGCCTACTCCTCGGATCAGAGCAACAGCTGCATCGAGAAGGCTGGAGTCCTGGCCGCCATGCCAATTCGACTGTTGCCGGCTGGAGAGGATTTCGTACTTAGAGGCGATACATTGAGGGAGGCGATAGGGGAGGACGTGACGGCGGGCAGAATTCCGGTGATCTGCGTCGCCACACTGGGCACCACGGGCACTTGTGCCTATGACGACATTGAGTCCCTGTCCGCCGTTTGCGAGGAGTTCAAGGTGTGGCTCCATGTTGATGCCGCCTATGCCGGAGGAGCCTTTGCTCTGGACGAGTGTTCGGATCTGCGAAAGGGATTGGATCGCGTGGACTCGCTGAACTTCAACCTACATAAGTTCATGCTGGTCAACTTTGATTGCTCGGCCATGTGGCTAAGGGATGCCAACAAGGTGGTCGATAGCTTCAATGTGGATCGCATTTATCTCAAGCACAAGCATGAGGGTCAGTCGCAAATTCCCGACTTCCGCCACTGGCAAATCCCCCTGGGTCGTCGGTTCCGAGCTTTGAAAGTCTGGATCACATTCCGCACTCTGGGAGCCGAGGGATTAAGGAACCATGTGAGGAAGCACATCGAGTTGGCCAAACAATTTGAGCAGCTTGTGCTGAAGGATTCCCGATTAGAGCTGGTGGCTCCTCGCGCACTTGGACTGGTTTGCTTCCGGCCCAAAGGTGACAATGAGATTACCACCCAGTTACTGCAGCGACTCATGGATCGAAAGAAGATCTACATGGTTAAGGCCGAGCACGCGGGTCGCCAGTTTCTGCGATTTGTCGTATGCGGAATGGACACCAAAGCCTCCGATATTGATTTCGCCTGGAAGGAGATCGAGTCACAACTGACGGACCTGCTTTCAGAACAATCCTTGGTGGCCCGCAAATCGGGAAACGTGGGCGATCTTGCGCAACACTTCCAGATCCACCTGAGCACCGAAAATGCAACGCACGAGAAATCTCAGTGA